A genomic stretch from Schaalia odontolytica includes:
- a CDS encoding DUF3043 domain-containing protein — protein sequence MNIEPVSTTPDGKKGRPTPKRKTAEAARIRPLVPKDRKEAKRAARAARNARFDAEQRALITGEEKYLPARDKGRARRFVRDYVDARHSFSEWILAVMMASIILIMLLSMLGNKIPLQYQAYMLYGSSALMYGSFIITAIEAFFVWRKLKGAFAEAHPREDIPSGTGYYAFSRMIMPRRWRSPRPQVARGEFPK from the coding sequence AACGACGCCCGACGGCAAAAAAGGCCGCCCCACGCCGAAGCGTAAGACCGCCGAGGCCGCACGGATCCGCCCGCTGGTTCCCAAGGACCGCAAGGAAGCCAAGCGCGCCGCCCGCGCCGCCCGCAACGCGCGTTTCGACGCCGAACAGCGCGCGTTGATCACCGGCGAGGAAAAGTACCTGCCCGCACGAGACAAGGGCCGCGCACGCCGTTTCGTGCGCGACTACGTGGATGCACGCCACTCCTTCTCCGAGTGGATCCTCGCCGTCATGATGGCGTCCATCATCCTCATCATGTTGCTGTCGATGCTCGGCAACAAGATCCCGCTGCAGTATCAGGCGTACATGCTCTACGGATCCTCGGCCCTCATGTACGGCTCGTTCATCATCACCGCGATCGAGGCCTTCTTCGTGTGGCGCAAGCTCAAGGGCGCCTTCGCCGAGGCTCACCCCCGTGAGGACATTCCTTCCGGCACGGGCTACTACGCCTTCTCCCGCATGATCATGCCGCGCCGCTGGCGCTCGCCGCGCCCGCAGGTTGCTCGCGGAGAATTCCCGAAGTAA
- a CDS encoding quinone-dependent dihydroorotate dehydrogenase, which produces MIRRAYNWAFTHFISHSNPEDAHHWGLGAISMAGRFAPTRGLMRATLGYLDPTHCPTRVVGGVEVPLMLGQRRLPSRLGLAAGMDKDAQAVLGMSALGYAFVEIGTVTPHPQPGNDAPRLWRLMEERGLRNRMGFNNAGADAAADKLRELRATPAGRRAIVGANIGKNKVTSEQDAPADYEYCAKALAKWVDFVVVNVSSPNTPGLRDLQSVDHLRPILQAARRGCEAGAPDRAMPLFVKIAPDLADEDIVAIVELTKELGLAGVVATNTTINHDLGEGGVSGAPLLPRAIEVVSLVAHHLNDDQILIGTGGISSPQDALRMIGAGADLVEAFSAFIFEGPSWPGEVSRALQHA; this is translated from the coding sequence ATGATCCGTCGCGCGTACAACTGGGCTTTCACACACTTCATCTCGCATTCCAATCCGGAGGATGCACACCACTGGGGGCTGGGAGCGATTTCCATGGCCGGCCGATTCGCCCCGACGCGTGGGCTCATGCGAGCCACGCTGGGCTACCTCGATCCGACTCACTGCCCCACGCGGGTGGTCGGAGGCGTCGAGGTCCCCCTCATGCTGGGTCAGCGCCGCCTGCCTTCGCGCCTGGGCCTGGCAGCCGGAATGGACAAGGATGCGCAGGCAGTGCTCGGCATGAGCGCGCTCGGCTACGCCTTCGTCGAGATCGGCACCGTCACGCCACACCCGCAGCCGGGCAATGACGCGCCGCGACTGTGGCGCCTCATGGAGGAGCGAGGCCTGCGCAACCGCATGGGCTTCAACAACGCCGGAGCGGACGCGGCAGCCGACAAGCTGCGCGAGCTGCGCGCAACGCCCGCCGGTCGCCGCGCGATCGTTGGTGCCAACATCGGCAAGAACAAGGTGACCTCCGAACAGGACGCCCCCGCCGACTACGAGTACTGCGCCAAGGCGCTGGCCAAATGGGTCGACTTCGTCGTCGTCAACGTGTCTTCTCCTAACACGCCGGGCCTGCGCGACCTGCAGTCGGTCGATCACCTCCGCCCGATCCTGCAGGCCGCCCGCCGCGGATGCGAGGCCGGTGCGCCCGATCGAGCTATGCCCCTTTTCGTCAAGATCGCGCCCGACCTGGCCGACGAGGACATCGTCGCCATCGTCGAGCTGACGAAGGAACTCGGCCTGGCCGGTGTCGTCGCCACGAACACAACGATCAACCACGACCTGGGGGAAGGCGGCGTCTCCGGCGCTCCCCTGCTCCCTCGCGCGATTGAGGTGGTCTCACTCGTGGCTCATCACCTCAACGACGACCAGATCCTCATCGGCACCGGCGGCATTTCCTCCCCGCAGGATGCTCTGCGCATGATCGGCGCGGGTGCCGACCTCGTGGAGGCCTTCTCTGCCTTCATTTTCGAGGGCCCGTCCTGGCCTGGCGAGGTCTCCCGCGCGCTCCAGCACGCGTAG
- a CDS encoding TrmH family RNA methyltransferase — MIIELTSAELTADSRLDDYTRLKDVKLRSKIEPERGLYMAESANVIERAIRAGHRPRSFLMSRRWLPTLDKLIEAATGARDGADVPVFVADEHVLEQMTGFHLHRGALAAMQRPVLPSLDGLLATARSGEPARRVVVLENLVDHTNVGAAFRSAAALGVDAVLVTPQCADPLYRRAVRVSMGTVFQVPWTRLDSWPGDIATLQGAGFTVASLALSDDSVSLDEFASLPALQGPAARLAMVMGTEGDGLGWRTIAACDYTVKIPMDHGVDSLNVAAASAVVFWATRGIGAS; from the coding sequence ATGATTATTGAGCTCACGAGCGCGGAGCTGACTGCGGATTCGCGCTTGGACGACTACACGCGCCTCAAAGACGTCAAGCTTCGTTCCAAGATTGAACCGGAACGAGGCCTGTACATGGCCGAATCCGCGAACGTCATCGAACGAGCCATCCGCGCAGGTCACCGCCCACGCTCCTTCCTCATGTCGAGGCGTTGGCTCCCGACCTTGGACAAGCTCATCGAGGCAGCAACGGGCGCTCGCGACGGCGCGGACGTCCCAGTGTTCGTGGCCGACGAGCACGTCCTGGAGCAGATGACAGGCTTCCACCTGCATCGCGGTGCCCTCGCCGCCATGCAGCGGCCCGTCCTTCCCAGCCTCGATGGCCTGCTCGCCACCGCGCGCTCCGGTGAGCCTGCGCGCCGCGTCGTCGTCTTGGAAAACCTCGTCGACCATACGAACGTGGGGGCCGCGTTCCGCAGCGCGGCCGCGCTCGGCGTGGACGCCGTGCTGGTGACCCCTCAGTGTGCGGACCCGCTCTACCGGCGAGCGGTGCGCGTATCGATGGGAACGGTGTTTCAGGTGCCGTGGACCCGCCTGGATTCCTGGCCCGGCGACATCGCCACGCTTCAGGGGGCTGGCTTCACCGTCGCTTCGCTGGCACTGTCGGACGACTCAGTATCTCTCGACGAGTTTGCCTCGCTGCCGGCGCTCCAGGGGCCGGCAGCACGCCTGGCAATGGTGATGGGCACCGAAGGCGACGGACTGGGTTGGCGCACCATCGCAGCCTGTGATTACACGGTCAAGATCCCCATGGACCACGGGGTCGACTCGCTTAACGTCGCCGCCGCCTCCGCCGTCGTCTTCTGGGCGACCAGGGGCATTGGAGCTTCCTAG
- a CDS encoding HAD-IIB family hydrolase, producing MKLVAFDLDDTLAPSKSPLPARMDVALRSLLDHVEVCIISGGQMGQFRTQVLDNLHATDEELSRLHLMPTCGTRYYRYEGGAWVERYAHDLDPEVAARAIASLERHARELGLWESNPWGNIIEDRGSQITFSALGQEAPLDAKRAWDPDGTKKAALRDAVQPDVPELDVRGGGSTSVDITTRGIDKAFGMGKLVEETGICASEMLFIGDRLDPEGNDYPVKAAGYATRGVSGWEECVDVIDQIVASMS from the coding sequence GTGAAGCTCGTAGCCTTTGATCTCGACGACACCCTGGCGCCTTCAAAGTCGCCGCTGCCCGCACGCATGGACGTGGCCCTGCGTTCCCTGTTGGACCACGTGGAAGTGTGCATCATCTCCGGCGGCCAGATGGGCCAGTTCCGCACCCAGGTGCTCGACAACCTGCACGCCACGGACGAGGAACTCTCTCGCCTGCACCTGATGCCCACCTGCGGCACGCGCTACTACCGCTACGAGGGCGGCGCGTGGGTCGAGCGTTACGCGCACGACCTGGATCCCGAGGTCGCCGCCCGCGCGATCGCATCGCTTGAGCGTCACGCGCGTGAGCTCGGCCTGTGGGAGTCCAACCCGTGGGGCAACATCATCGAAGACCGCGGCTCGCAGATCACCTTCTCTGCCCTGGGGCAGGAAGCCCCGCTCGACGCCAAGCGCGCCTGGGATCCTGACGGCACCAAGAAGGCCGCCCTGCGCGACGCCGTGCAGCCTGACGTGCCGGAGCTGGATGTTCGCGGCGGTGGCTCGACCTCGGTCGATATCACGACGCGCGGCATCGACAAGGCCTTCGGAATGGGCAAGCTCGTCGAGGAGACCGGGATTTGCGCCTCCGAGATGCTCTTCATTGGCGATCGCCTGGATCCGGAAGGCAATGACTACCCCGTCAAGGCCGCCGGTTACGCAACCCGTGGCGTGTCCGGTTGGGAGGAGTGCGTGGACGTCATCGACCAGATCGTGGCATCCATGAGCTGA
- a CDS encoding methionine/alanine import family NSS transporter small subunit: MTAPAIALMILTILLVWGGLVASVVLLQVLSVPSDEETEAAQRAIDATAAAKR; the protein is encoded by the coding sequence GTGACCGCTCCCGCTATTGCTCTGATGATCCTGACGATTCTGCTCGTCTGGGGTGGACTTGTCGCCTCCGTCGTCCTACTGCAGGTCCTGTCGGTGCCCTCCGACGAGGAGACCGAGGCCGCGCAGCGCGCTATCGATGCCACTGCAGCCGCGAAGCGGTAG
- a CDS encoding sodium-dependent transporter, with protein MSSSASSPAPRARDSWSGQTGFLLAAIGSAIGLGNIWRFPGVSYSNGGGAFLIPYLVALVFVGIPMLWLDYAVGHKFRGSPPWALRKIIGGGEFIGWFQTFVCFVIMVYYGAVLAWGVQYTIYSVNEAWGADPTAFFLESFLEKVPGDTFSWAPAWAVMIPLALVWVLVLLVIGRGLSKGVEAANKVFLPLLVILFLALVVRALFLPGAVEGLNAFFTPNWAALADPKVWLAAFAQIFYSLSVGFGIMLTYASYLKPKSNLTGTALVAGFANSSFEILAGIGVFSAVGFMAHQQGVAVAEVEGLTGPILSFVTFPQIISMMPGGPIFGVLFFSSLVLAGITSLLSLLQVVSGGLQDKFGWSPARSALVFGVPATVVSLVLFGTRSGLNNLDIVDNFINSIGVVSSAIMFAVLCAVAGPRLGALRAHLNSVSSVKVPKVWEPLVGIVIPLVLFIMMAMSVVDLVTNGYEDYPGGYVMLFGWGAVAIAVIAALIFTFIPWKHRTVDTHATVTRILADDADAIAATEGDAQ; from the coding sequence ATGTCATCCTCCGCATCCAGCCCCGCGCCTCGTGCGCGCGACTCGTGGAGCGGCCAGACTGGCTTCCTCCTGGCAGCCATTGGCTCGGCCATCGGCCTGGGCAACATCTGGCGTTTCCCCGGCGTCTCCTACTCCAACGGCGGCGGCGCCTTCCTGATCCCGTACCTGGTCGCCCTGGTATTCGTCGGCATCCCGATGCTCTGGCTCGACTACGCGGTCGGACACAAGTTCCGGGGTTCACCGCCGTGGGCACTGCGCAAGATCATCGGTGGCGGCGAGTTTATCGGCTGGTTCCAGACCTTCGTCTGCTTCGTCATCATGGTCTACTACGGCGCTGTCCTCGCGTGGGGCGTGCAGTACACGATCTACTCCGTGAACGAGGCCTGGGGTGCCGATCCGACGGCGTTCTTCCTGGAGTCCTTCCTTGAGAAGGTTCCTGGCGACACCTTCTCGTGGGCCCCTGCATGGGCCGTCATGATTCCGCTCGCCCTCGTGTGGGTCCTCGTGCTGCTCGTCATTGGCCGCGGCCTGTCCAAGGGCGTTGAGGCGGCGAACAAGGTCTTCCTGCCGCTCCTCGTTATCCTCTTCCTCGCGCTCGTCGTTCGCGCCCTCTTCCTGCCCGGCGCCGTCGAAGGCCTCAACGCCTTCTTCACGCCGAACTGGGCGGCGCTGGCCGACCCCAAGGTGTGGCTGGCGGCCTTCGCGCAGATCTTCTACTCCCTGTCCGTGGGATTTGGCATCATGCTGACCTACGCCTCCTACCTCAAGCCCAAGTCGAACCTGACGGGTACGGCGCTCGTTGCAGGCTTCGCGAACTCCTCCTTCGAGATCCTCGCGGGCATCGGTGTGTTCAGCGCCGTCGGCTTCATGGCCCACCAGCAGGGCGTCGCCGTCGCCGAGGTTGAGGGGCTGACTGGTCCGATCCTGTCCTTTGTGACCTTCCCGCAGATCATTTCGATGATGCCCGGCGGCCCCATTTTCGGTGTCCTCTTCTTCTCCTCGCTGGTCCTGGCCGGCATCACCTCGCTGCTGTCCCTGCTCCAGGTGGTCTCCGGTGGCCTGCAGGACAAGTTCGGCTGGTCGCCCGCCCGCTCGGCCCTCGTCTTCGGCGTTCCCGCGACCGTCGTCTCGCTGGTGCTCTTCGGTACACGCTCGGGCCTGAACAACCTGGACATTGTCGACAACTTCATCAATTCGATCGGTGTCGTCTCCTCCGCGATCATGTTCGCCGTCCTGTGCGCGGTGGCTGGACCCCGCCTGGGTGCCTTGCGTGCCCACCTCAACTCGGTGTCCAGCGTGAAGGTCCCCAAGGTGTGGGAGCCCCTCGTCGGCATCGTCATCCCGCTCGTCCTCTTCATCATGATGGCCATGTCAGTCGTCGATCTCGTAACGAATGGATACGAAGACTACCCGGGCGGCTACGTGATGCTCTTCGGATGGGGCGCGGTTGCAATCGCCGTCATCGCCGCCCTGATCTTTACCTTCATCCCGTGGAAGCACCGCACGGTGGACACCCACGCGACGGTCACCCGGATCCTCGCGGATGACGCCGACGCAATTGCTGCGACCGAAGGAGATGCCCAGTGA
- a CDS encoding AEC family transporter: MASIVWSVLSIALIIAIGWVARRAGALGPEAAGSLASVTYWVASPAMLFHAIVSTGTSGVFGAPLGVAAASGAGTALIFALVARVFLRLSRGEATLGAMASSLNNGAYMGIPMAVYVLGDASAVVPILVFQLGFFTPMFFVLADVAGSGQRPSAAGVARVIACNPMVIAAACGFVFSAAGWSMPTLLDVSSSMLGAAAPPMILLSFGAALVDRRRASGGRGVPAVAVAAVCKLAVQPAIAFGVGSLLGLRGPALLSVTVMAALPSAQNAYIAATRAQAGERIAQGTVLVTTFASLPVVVGIAALFHVLRLVS, encoded by the coding sequence ATGGCATCGATCGTCTGGTCGGTCCTGTCGATCGCGCTGATCATCGCGATCGGCTGGGTGGCTCGCCGCGCTGGTGCACTCGGCCCGGAGGCGGCAGGCTCCCTCGCCTCTGTCACGTACTGGGTGGCCAGCCCAGCGATGCTCTTTCACGCTATCGTCTCGACCGGGACCTCCGGAGTCTTCGGAGCGCCGCTCGGGGTGGCCGCCGCCTCGGGTGCGGGAACTGCGCTGATCTTCGCTCTCGTCGCACGTGTTTTTCTGCGCCTGAGCCGTGGAGAGGCGACTCTGGGCGCCATGGCCTCGTCGCTGAATAACGGTGCCTACATGGGTATCCCGATGGCCGTCTACGTGCTGGGCGATGCCTCGGCCGTTGTGCCGATCCTCGTGTTCCAGCTCGGCTTCTTTACGCCGATGTTCTTCGTGCTGGCCGATGTGGCCGGATCGGGGCAGCGCCCTAGCGCTGCCGGTGTTGCTCGCGTGATCGCCTGCAATCCGATGGTGATTGCTGCTGCGTGCGGGTTTGTGTTCTCCGCAGCTGGGTGGTCGATGCCGACGCTTCTCGATGTCTCTAGCTCCATGCTGGGGGCGGCCGCGCCGCCGATGATCCTCCTGTCATTCGGTGCCGCTCTCGTGGATCGCCGCCGCGCCTCCGGCGGTAGGGGCGTGCCTGCCGTAGCAGTGGCAGCGGTCTGCAAGCTAGCGGTGCAACCTGCGATTGCGTTCGGGGTCGGGTCGTTGCTCGGGCTGCGCGGTCCGGCCCTCCTTTCCGTCACCGTCATGGCGGCACTGCCTTCCGCGCAGAACGCGTATATCGCGGCCACGCGTGCTCAGGCGGGGGAGCGTATCGCGCAGGGCACCGTCCTTGTGACCACCTTTGCTTCCCTTCCTGTTGTCGTCGGCATAGCGGCGCTTTTCCACGTGTTGAGGCTTGTTTCCTAA
- the glf gene encoding UDP-galactopyranose mutase has product MDLLVVGSGFFGLTFAREAAERFGMNVTVIERRDHIGGNAYSSVDEDTGVEVHRYGTHLFHTSNERVWSYVNRFTAFNDYRHRVYANYRGVVYPLPINLGTINQFFAAAYSPAEARALIDEQAAEITGEPGNLEDKAISLIGRPLYDAFIAGYTAKQWQTDPRELAASIITRLPVRFTYENRYFQDRYEGLPLNGYGAWIANMVEHPRISVHTGVDFFDEKSLFSKAATLGQVPIVYTGAIDRYFDYEAGELGWRTLDFETEVVDVPDYQGCSVMNYSDRDVPFTRIHEFAHLHPERDRSGATNTIIQREYSRFAHPGDEPYYPIASPSDRATLGAYRDMAAGEKNVLFGGRLGSYQYLDMHMAIASALTRVDEAVVSWR; this is encoded by the coding sequence GTGGATCTGCTCGTTGTTGGATCGGGCTTTTTTGGCCTGACGTTCGCCCGCGAAGCTGCGGAGCGATTCGGCATGAACGTGACCGTCATTGAGCGACGCGACCACATCGGAGGCAACGCCTACTCCTCGGTCGACGAGGACACCGGCGTCGAAGTGCACCGCTACGGCACCCACCTCTTCCACACCTCGAACGAGCGCGTGTGGTCCTACGTCAATCGTTTCACGGCGTTCAACGACTACCGTCACCGCGTCTATGCCAACTACCGGGGTGTCGTCTACCCGCTGCCCATCAACCTGGGCACGATCAACCAGTTTTTCGCAGCCGCCTATTCACCCGCAGAGGCCCGCGCACTCATCGACGAGCAGGCTGCCGAGATCACGGGTGAGCCCGGTAACCTCGAGGATAAGGCGATCAGCCTGATTGGGCGCCCGCTCTACGACGCGTTCATCGCGGGGTATACGGCGAAGCAGTGGCAGACGGATCCACGCGAGCTCGCCGCGTCCATCATCACGCGCCTGCCCGTGCGCTTCACATACGAGAACCGATACTTCCAGGACCGCTACGAGGGCCTGCCCCTGAATGGTTACGGCGCGTGGATCGCGAACATGGTCGAGCACCCGCGCATTAGCGTGCACACAGGCGTGGACTTCTTTGATGAGAAATCGCTCTTCTCGAAGGCCGCGACGCTTGGCCAGGTTCCCATCGTCTACACGGGCGCGATTGACCGGTACTTCGACTACGAGGCCGGCGAGCTCGGCTGGCGCACCCTCGATTTCGAGACCGAGGTTGTGGACGTTCCCGACTATCAGGGATGCTCGGTCATGAACTACTCCGACCGCGACGTGCCCTTCACGCGCATCCACGAGTTCGCGCATCTGCACCCCGAGCGTGACCGATCGGGTGCGACCAACACGATTATTCAGCGCGAGTACTCCCGCTTCGCGCACCCCGGCGACGAGCCCTACTATCCGATCGCATCGCCATCCGATCGTGCCACGCTCGGTGCCTACCGCGATATGGCGGCCGGGGAGAAGAACGTGCTCTTCGGCGGGCGTCTCGGCTCGTATCAGTACCTCGATATGCACATGGCGATCGCCTCGGCCCTGACCAGGGTCGACGAGGCCGTGGTGAGCTGGCGCTGA
- a CDS encoding LytR/AlgR family response regulator transcription factor, whose amino-acid sequence MVRIAVVEDEAASRQLLADYLGRYSEEKGVSFDLTYFDDGGAIIGDYKPVYDIIFMDIQMTHVDGMSAARAIREVDREVVLVFITSAAQFAIHGYQVGALSYLMKPLPWFAFSQELDRCLRAVAKRRGTSVLLQSGTSTHRIDIADIVYGESIKHRLDIHTVCDTYSITSSLKAMETQLAGHNFLRSNSCYLVNLAHVRGVADQECLMTGGHSLRISLPPKKAFMSALAAYAGGIH is encoded by the coding sequence ATGGTTCGCATCGCAGTCGTCGAGGACGAAGCCGCTTCGCGCCAGCTCCTGGCCGATTACCTTGGACGCTACAGCGAGGAGAAGGGTGTCTCTTTCGACCTCACCTACTTCGACGACGGCGGTGCCATTATCGGCGACTACAAGCCGGTGTACGACATCATTTTCATGGACATCCAGATGACGCACGTGGACGGGATGAGCGCAGCTCGTGCAATCCGCGAGGTGGACCGAGAGGTTGTTCTCGTCTTCATTACCTCGGCCGCGCAGTTCGCAATCCACGGCTACCAGGTGGGGGCGCTGTCCTACCTGATGAAGCCCCTGCCATGGTTCGCCTTCTCCCAGGAACTTGACCGATGTCTCAGGGCCGTTGCCAAGCGGCGCGGCACCTCGGTTCTGCTCCAGTCGGGCACCTCGACGCACCGCATCGACATCGCAGACATCGTCTACGGCGAGTCGATCAAGCACCGCCTCGACATCCACACGGTCTGCGACACCTACTCCATTACCTCTTCTCTCAAAGCCATGGAGACTCAGCTCGCCGGGCACAACTTCCTCCGCTCGAACTCCTGCTACCTCGTCAACCTCGCGCACGTGCGCGGCGTCGCCGACCAGGAGTGCCTCATGACCGGCGGGCACAGCCTGCGCATCTCCCTCCCCCCTAAGAAAGCGTTCATGAGCGCCCTGGCTGCCTACGCGGGCGGGATCCACTGA